One Prunus dulcis chromosome 7, ALMONDv2, whole genome shotgun sequence DNA segment encodes these proteins:
- the LOC117635716 gene encoding uncharacterized protein LOC117635716 produces MAALLYQILSSSALVSLGLYHMVATTRNHLKSPQSYAAKPYHPFPLSSSSSSSSNHHRLRYLQLYAVIAFLMVAVAHQTFTSFDADPLLKGRTPVHRFTSLQSAASLFLFLLLTLALLLSEWAPSVLPLPSDLVFGLAATLFYLQCLVSWGAASVQMSDLQAKCDSVSGRISAVASGLCVVLACQPRLFVADVGLGAAMCLQGLWVLQTGLSLYVEAFIPEGCHRLLDVVSGVEGSTKCDLDESRFRAVAILDLVFLVHVMFVLLIVMVTYAVVSKSVGIHRLGSYEALPNAAPSSDHNNHIQMKALSGTQA; encoded by the coding sequence atGGCAGCCCTACTGTACCAGATATTGTCGTCCTCAGCACTGGTGTCACTGGGACTCTACCACATGGTGGCCACCACCCGCAACCACCTCAAGTCCCCACAGTCGTACGCTGCCAAGCCCTACCACCCCTtccctctctcctcctcttcatcttcGTCTTCCAATCATCATCGCCTCAGGTACTTGCAGCTCTACGCCGTCATTGCCTTCCTCATGGTTGCCGTCGCCCACCAGACCTTCACCTCTTTCGACGCCGATCCACTCCTCAAGGGCCGCACCCCCGTCCACCGGTTCACCTCTCTGCAGTCCGCAGCCTCCCTCTTCCTGTTTCTGCTGCTCACGCTCGCTCTGCTGCTCTCGGAGTGGGCTCCATCTGTGCTGCCACTGCCCTCCGATCTCGTCTTTGGCCTGGCTGCCACCCTCTTCTACCTACAGTGCCTGGTCTCGTGGGGTGCAGCTTCGGTGCAGATGTCGGATCTGCAGGCCAAGTGTGACTCGGTGTCGGGTCGGATCTCGGCGGTGGCGTCAGGGCTGTGCGTGGTGTTGGCATGCCAGCCGAGGTTGTTTGTGGCTGATGTGGGATTGGGAGCGGCCATGTGCCTGCAGGGGCTGTGGGTGTTGCAGACGGGGCTGTCACTTTACGTGGAGGCGTTCATCCCGGAGGGCTGCCACAGGCTGCTGGATGTGGTGAGCGGGGTCGAGGGTTCCACCAAGTGCGACCTCGATGAGTCCCGCTTCAGGGCCGTGGCAATTCTGGATTTGGTGTTCTTGGTCCATGTCATGTTCGTCTTGCTCATTGTCATGGTCACCTATGCTGTTGTTTCCAAGTCCGTTGGCATCCACAGATTGGGTTCTTACGAGGCCTTGCCCAACGCTGCTCCCTCCTCCGACCACAACAACCACATTCAGATGAAAGCCTTGAGCGGCACCCAGGCTTAG